The DNA sequence TCCACCCCGAAGTGGGCGGCGATGGGTTTGGTCACGAAGTGATTGGTGGCGGTGACGATGGCCACCAGGTCGCCGGCATCCAGGTGTTTTTTGACCAGGGCTACGGCTTGCGGGAGGATGGCGGGCTTGACCACTTCGTCCATGAATTGCAGATGCATTTCATCGAGTTGCTCGCGCGAAAAGCGCGCCAGGTTGCCCAGCGCGAATTCCAGGTAGGCCACCGGGTCCAGGGTGCCGTTCTGGTAATGGGCAAACCATTGGTCATTGGCTTTGCGGAAGCTGTCGGCATCCACGGCGCCGATGCGGGCCATGAATTCGCCCCACTCGTGGTCGGAGTCCAGTGGCAGCAAGGTGTGGTCGAGATCGAAAAGGGCGAGGTTCATTGTTCTCCGGATTCCTGTTGTAACAGTTCGCGTAGCAAGGGCAGGGTGATGGCGCGCTTGGTGGCCAGCGAGTAGCGGTCCAGCGCGTCAAGCATACGCAACAGCGAGGGCATGTCGCGCCGATAGTGGGTGAGCATGTACATCATCACGGCCGGAGGAATCTCCAGGCCGCGGTCCAGCGTGATCTGCAACAGCGCGGCGATCTTTTCGTCGTCCGACAGATCGTGCACCTGATAGATCAGGCCCCAGCCCAACCGGGTGCGCAGGTCTTCGCGCAGCTCCAGCCGGGTGGGCGGCAGGGTGCCGGTGCAGACCATGCAGCCGCCCTGTTCGCGGATCTGGTTGAATAGATTGAAGGCAGCGATCTGTTGTTCCTCGAACAGTTGATCGACGTCATCGAGCAGGTAGTGACTGGTCTGGGGGCTGTATTCGAAGGCGGCGTCGGGCGAGTCGGTGCCGATCAGGCGCACACCGGTGCCTTGCTGGGCGGCGCGGGTGGCCAGGGCGTGCAGCAGGTGGGTCTTGCCGGCACCGGCTTCGGCCCAGAGGTAGATGAAGCGGTCGGTGCTGGCACTGCCGGTCTGGATGGATTGGTCCACGCCGGCGCAGGCCAGCAGCTTCAAGCGCTCCAGCAGTTCTGCGTTGCGGCCGGTCACGAAGCTGTCGAAGCTTTGCGGCTGGTCCGCGCTCAAATCGAGCGGAATCTGTTTCATCGGCGTGTATCAGCTACGAAGGCCGCAAGCTGCTTGCGGCCAGTTAATGCAGGACGGCGCCCAGCGCCCGAGCCTGCGCAGCGTCCTGCAAGGGCAGGGAAGCTGTGATCGATCATAAATTCTTCAACGGTTGTAAAAATTGCTGGCCAGATACTCGCGCCGCACATGCAGGGCGATCACCGAGACGATGGCCGAAGCCGGCAGCGCCAGCAGCACGCCGACAAAGCCAAACAACTGGCCAAAGGCCAGCAGGGCGAAAATCACTACCAGCGGATGCAAGCCGATACGCTCGCCTACCAGCTTGGGTGTGAGGATGAAGCTTTCCAGCACTTGCCCCACACCATAAATCAGGGCCACCCACAACAGGCCCACGGCGCCATCGAATTGCAGGATCGCCGCCAGGACCGCCAGCACCAGCCCCAGGCCAAAGCCGACATAGGGGATGAACACCAGCAGGCCGGTCAAGACACCCACCGGCAGGGCGCTATCGAAGCCGGCCACGGTCAGTGCAACCGAATAATAGACCGCCAGCACCAGCATCACCAGCAATTGTCCGCGCAAATACTGCCCCAGCAGGCCATCGACCTCGGTGGCCATGGTATTGACGCGGGCGGCCCAGCGGCGCGGGATCAGGATCTGCATCCGCTTGAGGAAGGGGTGCCAGTCCTGCAACAGGTAGAACAACACCATCGGCACGAACAGCAGGTTGGCCAGCCAGGCCAACAGCGCCGTGCCGCCCACCTTGGCCGAGGCCAGCAGCGAACTCCACAGTTCATCGCCACTGGTGCTGATCTGTTGCGTCAGCAAGGCCTTGATGCCGGCCAGGTCCAGTCGCACGTCGATGCCCAGCTGGTGCAGGCGCGGCGAGAGGAAGGCATTCAACTTGTCCAGCAGCGGTGGCACCTGGGCCTGCAGCAGCGGGATCTGGCGCAGCACCAGCGGCACCACGATCAACACCAGCGCCAGAGCGGCCAGGATCAGCAGCAGCACCATCACCGTTACGCCCACGAAGCGCGGGATGCGCACCGGGCCGATGCGGCGGTTGGCGATCCAGTCCACGCCGGGGTTGAGCGCATAACCGATGATGCCAGCCGCCACGAAGGGCGAGAGCATCGGACCCAGCGCCACCAGCAGGGACAATAGCAAAATGCCGACAATCAGCCACGCCAGGTTCTGTTTTTGCTCTTCGGATAAAGAAAAAGGCATGGATTCGGAGTTCGGCTGTGTCGGTTTTGTTAAAATCACGCTTTGGCAGGGCGACTTCCACCCTGAATCCCCTATTTTACCGTCTTCACTGGCAATTTTTCATCATGACTTCACCTTCCAATGTCTCCCTCTCCTACCGTGACGCTGGCGTCGATATCGATGCCGGTGACGCCCTGGTCGAAGCGATCAAGCCGTTCGCCAAGCGCACCACCCGCGAAGGCGTGCTGGGCGGCATTGGCGGTTTCGGCGCCCTGTTCGAGATCAGCAAGAAGTTCAAGGAGCCGGTGCTGGTGTCCGGTACCGATGGCGTGGGCACCAAGTTGAAGCTGGCCTTCCACCTGAACCGTCACGATACGGTCGGTATCGACCTGGTGGCCATGAGCGTCAACGACATCCTGGTGCAGGGCGCCGAGCCGCTGTTCTTCCTGGATTACTTTGCCTGCGGCAAGCTGGACGTGCCTTCGGCCACCGATGTGATCAAAGGCATCGCCGCCGGTTGCGAACAGGCCGGCTGCGCCCTGATCGGCGGTGAAACCGCGGAAATGCCCAGCATGTACCCCGATGGCGAATACGACCTGGCCGGCTTTGCCGTGGGCGCGGTGGAAAAGTCCAAGATCATCGACGGTACCAAGATCGCCCCGGGCGACGTGGTGCTGGGCCTGGCTTCGTCGGGCGCGCACTCCAACGGCTATTCGCTGGTGCGCAAGATCCTGGAGGTGGCCAAGCCCGACCTGGAAGCCGATTTCCACGGCCGCAAGCTGGCCGATGTGCTGATGGCCCCGACTCGCATCTACGTCAAGCCGCTACTGGCGCTGATGGAAAAGCTGGAAGTCAAGGGCATGGTCCACATCACCGGTGGCGGCCTGGTCGAGAACATCCCGCGCGTGCTGCAGGATCACCTGACCGCCGAGCTGGACGCCAAGTCCTGGACCATGCCACCGCTGTTCACCTGGCTGCAGCAGCACGGTGGCGTGGCCGACGCCGAGATGCACCGCGTCTTCAACTGCGGCATCGGCATGACCGTGATTGTCTCCAAGGAAGATGCCGATGCTGCCGAAGCCCATCTGAAGGCTGCCGGCGAGACCGTCTACCGTATCGGTACCATCCGCGCCCGTGCCGAAGGTGAAGCCCAGACCATCGTGCGTTGATCGATATAAATCGTTTTAAAGATTGATCAAGTAAAAAGGCTGCATTCATGGAATGCAGCCTTTTTTATTTCCTCCGAGATATTTCCTGGCAGATTTCCCGTTTGATGAAAACTTAGTTTTGGCAAAAAGAAAACTAAGTTTCCCCCAAGAAAAAACTAAGTCTTTCAGCTCGCCTGTCCCACATCCCCATCCTGTTGCGCCAGGATCTGCCGCGGCACCGCTTGCAGACCGCGCGCCACGCCATTGGGCGGCGGCACGCGCACCGGCTCACTGAGATCGGTGACCGAGGAGAGCACGTTGAGGGTATCTTCCGGCGGTGCATCCCAGACCGGATCGTCGATGGCCTCGAAGACGCGCTTCAACTGCGAACCCCAGCTACGCCGGATCATCTGGAAATACTGGTTCTGCTCATCGATGGTGACGAAGCGGGTCACGGCCAGGTCTTCGCTCTGGTAGACCAGCAGGTCCAGCGGCAGGCCCACCGAGATATTGGACTTCAGGGTCGAGTCCATCGAGATCAGCGCACACTTGGCGCCTTCATCGAGGGTGGTCTGCGGCGTGACCACGCGGTCGATGATGGGCTTGCCGTACTTGGATTCGCCGATCTGGAAATAGGTATTCTCATCGTGCGATTCGATGAAGTTGCCAGCCGAATACATCTGGAACAGGCGGCAACGTTCGCCACGGATCTGCCCGCCGAAGATGATGCTGACATTGAAATCGATACCAAACTTGCTCAGCTCGGCGGCCTCGCGGTCATGCACGGCGCGGATGGCGTCGCCCAGGATCTGCGCGGCCTCGTACATGGTGGTGGCGGTCCAGATGCTGCGGCCTTCGGCATTGGTGCGCTCGGTCAACATCTGACGGATGGATTGTGAAATCGACAGGTTGCCGGCGGTCATCATGACCATGACGCGGTCGCCCGGATTCTCGTAAACACTCATCTTGCGGAAGGTGCCGATGTGATCGACTCCCGCATTGGTGCGCGAATCGGACAGGAACACCAGGCCGCTGTTGAGGCGCATGGCTACGCAGTAGGTCATGATGGAATCTTGAAACGTGGAAACGGAAAGCCGGATTTTACCGTAAGGCCCGGCGCCAAAGCGCGTGCGCCGGGGGCATCTGTCGTGACGTACCTACAGTAACGGCCTGTTTCCGGAAAAGATGACAGTGGCTGTGCTTCTTTATTGCCATCCAAGCACAGCCAGACATCATTTACGCTGCCAAAGGAACAAGAAAATCGCGGCTGATGCGATTGCCCAGCTCGAAGATGCGCTCCAGGAATTCGGTCAGCGTATCGTGCAGACCAGCCTCCAGGATTTCCTCGATGCGGGCGAACTTCAGGTCGGCGTGCAGCTTGCCGGCAAAGCGCTCGGTATCGGCCGAGACATCGTTGCGCACGTGGTGCAGGTTGGAAATCACATTGCCCATGCACGCCAGCAGTGAGCGCGGCATGTCCGCACGCAGGATCAGCAACTCAGCCACGCGCTCGGGCGTGATGACATCGCGATAGACCTTGCGGTAGATCTCGAAGCCCGACACCGAACGCAGGATGGCAGCCCAGTAATAGAAGTCCAGTTGCCCGGCTTCATCGCGTGCCGCCTGGCTTTGCGATTGCACTTGGCCATGACCGTTGTGCTTTTGCGTTTCCTTGGCGCCGTGGAACTTGACGTCGATGATGCGCGCCGTGTTGTCGGCCCGCTCCAGGAAGGTGCCCAGGCGGATGAAGTGGAACGCCTCATCTTCCAACATGGTGCCGATGGTCACGCCCCGCGACAGATGCGAGCGATGCTTGACCCATTCGAAGAAATCGCTCGGGTTCTGCTCCAGCGCATTGGTCTGCAGGTAGGACTGCATCTTGATCCAGGTGGCGTTCTGGATTTCCCAGGCTTCGGTGGTCAGCGCACCCCGCACGGCACGTGCATTCTCGCGCGCCTGACGCAGGCAGGAAGCGATCGACGAGGGATTGTTGGGGTCACGCACCATGAAGTCGATGACATCCTTTTGCGTGAGCTTGTCGTATTTCTGGTTGTAGCCATAGAGCAGTTCCGAGATGCCCAGCACGGCGCGCCAGCCCTGTTCGGCGTCGTCGGTGGATTGCGGCAGCAATGCGGTCTGCACATGCACGTCCAGCATCCGTGCGGTGTTCTCGGCGCGCTCGGTGTAGCGGGCCATCCAGAAGAGGTGATCGGCGGTACGGCTCAGCATCGTTATTTCTCCAGAATCCAGGTGTCCTTGGTGCCGCCGCCCTGCGACGAATTCACCACCAGCGAGCCTTCCTTCAAGGCCACGCGCGTCAAGCCGCCCTTGACCATGGTGATCTGCTTGCCCGACAAGACGAACGGGCGTAGATCCAGGTGGCGCGGCGCGATGCCGGACTCCACATAGGTCGGGCACACGGACAGGGCCAGCGTGGGCTGGGCGATGTAGCCATCGGGCTTGGCGATGATGCGTGCGCGGAAGTCCTCGATTTCCTGCTTGGTCGAGGCCGGGCCGACTAGCATCCCGTAGCCGCCGGCGCCGTGCACTTCCTTGACCACCAGCTGTTCCAGGTTGGCCAGGGTGTAGGACAGATCCTCCTTCTTGCGGCACTGGTAGGTGGGCACGTTGTTGAGGATGGGTTCTTCGGACAGATAGAAGCGCACCATGTCCGGCACATACGGATAGATCGACTTGTCGTCGGCCACACCCGTGCCGATCGCATTGGTCAGCGTCACCTTGCCGGCGCGATAGGCCTGCAGCAGGCCCGGCACACCCAGCGCAGAATCGGGACGGAAAGCCAGCGGATCGAGGAAGTCGTCATCGATGCGGCGATAGATCACATCGACCCGCTTGGGGCCGCGCGTGGTGCGCATGTAGACCACGTTGTCCTTGACGAACAGGTCCTGGCCCTCGACCAGCTCCACACCCATCTGCTGGGCCAGGAAAGCATGTTCGAAGTAGGCCGAGTTGTACATGCCCGGGGTCATCACCACCACCGTCGGATCGGTCACGCCAGCCGGTGCCACTGAACGCAGATTGTCCAGCAGCAGGTCGGGATAGTGATCGACCGGCGCGATCTTGTGGCGCTTGAAGAGGTCGGGGAAGAGCCGCATCATCATCTTGCGGTTCTCCAGCATGTAGGACACCCCGGACGGTACGCGCAGGTTGTCTTCCAGGACGTAAAATTCACCTTCGCCTGCGCGCACGATATCGACACCCGCGATGTGGGCGTAGATGTCGTTGACTACGTTCACATCCTGCATCTCGCGCCGGTACTGCGCGTTCTGGAAGATCTGCTCGGGCGGGATGATGCCGGCCTTGACGATCTTCTGCTCGTGATAGATGTCATGGATGAACATGTTGAGCGTTCTGACACGCTGGACCAGTCCCGCTTCCAGCTTGGCCCATTCGGCCTTGTGGATGATGCGCGGGATGATGTCGAAGGGGATCAGGCGCTCGGTGCCGGCATCGTTGCCATAGACGGCGAAGGTAATGCCGACGCGACGGAAGATCAGGTCGGATTCGGCACGTTTGCGGGCGATCACTTCGGGCGATTGCGCCGAAAGCCAGCTGGCGAATTCTGCATAGTGCTGACGCACTTGACCTGCTTCGCTGCTTGCGCCTGCTGAATACATCTCATCAAAAAAATGTGCCATAGATTTGCTTCGTGTTCCCGTGGGGAGCGGGAATCTTTCTAAGTAGGTTGTAACGAAAACAGAGGCGGTGGGTACGGCAAAACTACAGCGTGGGTGCAGCGTGAAGCGATGGCTCTAAGGGACTGCGGCGGCACGCCAGAGCCTGCGTGCATGAAGAAAGACTAACAGAGGCATGAAATTTTTGACAGTGGAAAATTGCATGGTTTTGCTCCTCACATGCGCGGGCCTGCTGCCACGCAAAGCCGGCCCGCACCGGTTTCAGGTGGTCCACGGTGTGGCGGGCGGCACCGCGCAGGGGGCCGGCATCTCGATGGTCTTGAAGTCGGCCGGACTAACGATTTCCAGGTATTCCATGTCGGGCGAATAGTCGAACAGGAAGTGCACGATGCCCGGTCGCTGGTGCACGCAATCGCCAGCCTTGACCAGCGTGACTTCGGTCTCGTACATGAAGCGCGCCCAACCTTTCAACATGATGACGATATGGAAGTTGGCCTCGTGCCGATGCCAGCCGGTGCCATTCTCCGGCGCCATGTTGGCCTTGACCAGTTGCGCCACCACCTGACCGCCGGTGGCAGCGGCGATGCCCAGGTCGCGGTACAGGAAGAAGTCGCGCAGCCCCCCGGTTTCATAGGGAGTGTCGCCCTCGCTGACATGCGAGAAGGTGTTTTGCGCCAGTACGCTTGCATCGGCTACGGTATTCATCACATCCATCCTTTCTGCGGTCTCCCGCCATGGGCCTGCGACAAAAACGGGCGCGATTTTTTCTTGCTGCTGTTAGCGTGGCTGCGCCCTAGAATTCCACGTCCAGTTCGTCGATATCCTCCGGTTCCTTCTTCGCCGCCATGATCCACTGCTGCATTTCCGGCATGGCCATGATGCGCTTGGCATAGGCGGTGCAGATGGGGTCCAGCTTGACGTCATAGGTCATGAAGCGCGTCACCACCGGGGCATACATGGCATCAGCCATGGTGCGCTGTTCGCCGAACAGGAAGGGCCCGCCATACTTGGCCAGGCATTCCTTCCAGATGGTGGTGATGCGCACGATGTCGGCTTCGGCGCGCGACCACACCTTGAAGTTGGGGAAGTGACCCTTGAGATTCATCGGCAGCGCCGCGCGCAGGGCCGAGAAGCCCGAATGCATTTCGCCGCACACCGAGCGGCAATGCGCACGGGCGGCCAGGTCGGCCGGCAGCAGCTTGGCGCCGGGGCGGATTTCATTGAGATATTCGGCAATGGCCAGCGTATCCCACACCAGTACGTTGCCATGGTGCAGGCTCGGTACCAGGATGGAGGAAGACAGCAGCAGGATCTCTGCCCGTGCCGACGGGTCGTCCGGCGGCACGATGTCTTCTTCGAAGGAGAGTCCGGCGAACTTGGCCATGAGCCAGCCGCGCAGGGACCACGAGGAGTAGTTCTTGCTGGTGATGCGCAAAGTCGTCTTAGGCATGTCAGTCCTTTATCTGTTTTGTGCAGGTTGACTTTGGGCACGCTACCGCGTGAGCGGCGGTGTCTTGTTCATCATTTCATCATCTTGCTTCACCCTGTCTGCGCATCAGGGCGGGCACAGCCGTTGAACCGGCATGTCAGCATTTTGCTTGCAAAGCTTGTGCCAGCTCGCGGGAACCACAGCGGGGCGCGACAACCCATCAGTGGCATGACAATTGCATCGATGACCAGGCGAGCGGCAGTCTAGGAACCCAATAAAGAGACACTCCCGAGGGCGGCCTTTTCATGATCAATACCTATCAGCTCTATCAGAACTACGCCGACGCCACCGATCCGCTGCGGGCCTGTGCCCGCCTGATGGCGCCCCTGCTGGGAACCACCTGGCCCGGCGTGCCGGTCAATCCCTACCTGCGCAAGATGGCCTCGGCCTGCGAGGTGTTTGCCCGCACCCAACTGACCCATGTGCGGCCACCCTTCGGGCTAGGCGAGATGGTCGATGGCGAGCGCACAATTACGGTGCATGAAGAGGAGATCAGCGGCACGCCCTTCTGTGGCCTGCTGCATTTCCGCAAGGAAAATGCCGTCAACCAACCCAAGGTCTTGGTGGTGGCGCCCATGTCAGGCCACTTCGCCACGCTCTTGCGCGGCACCGTCAAGACGCTCCTGCGCGACCATGACGTCTACATCACCGACTGGCGCAATGCGCGTGACATTGCCCTGGCGCATGGTCGCTTCGGCCTGGATGAATACGTTTCCCACGTCATCGATTTTCTCGATGTACTGGGGCCGGGTGCGCATCTGCTGGCGGTATGCCAGCCTACGGTGGCCGCCCTGACCGCCGCTGCCGTGATGGCCGAGGCCGATCATCCGGCGCAACCGCGCACCATGACGCTCATGGCCGGGCCGCTCGATACCCGGGTCAATCCGACCGCCGTCAATGCCCTGGCCAAGAGTAAGCCCATGGCCTGGTTCGAGAAGAACATGATCAGCACCGTGCCGGCCCGTCATGCCGGGGGCGGGCGGCGCGTCTATCCGGGCTTCGTGCAGTTGAGCGCCTTCATGAACATGAACCTGAACCGCCACATCGAGGCCTTTCGCAAGCTCTACCATCACCTGGTCGAGGGCGAAGAGGCGCAGGCGGCGCAGATCAAGGATTTCTACGAAGAGTATTTCGCCATGTCCGACCTGCCGGCCGAGTTCTACCTGGAAACGGTGCGCCTGGTGTTCCAGGAACATGCGCTGCCGCTGGGCAAGTTGAGCTATGGCCAGCACCTGGTGAACCCGCGCGCCATCCGCCGCACCGCGCTCTTTACCATCGAAGGCGAGAAGGACGACATCTGCGCCGTCGGCCAGACCGTGGCCGCACAGGAAATGTGCAGCAACATCCGGCCCTACATGCGGATGCACCATGTTCAGACGGCCGTGGGGCATTACGGCGTCTTCAACGGGCGGCGCTGGGAAAATGAAATCTATCCGCGCCTACGGGATTTCATTAATATGCATCATCGGTGAGACCCTGGCAGGGGGATCATGAGGGAGGAAAACTTAGTTTTCCGGATCGCAAGATTAAGTTTTCACCAGGAAGGTAATAAGGCGGTAAGAAAAACAAGGTATGCATGACATTGCTGTCTGCATGTCGCCAACAACCAAGCCCCGCGCTTGATCATTTGCTTGTCGTAAAGGAATTCCATGTCGATCCACGTGGCCCTGAACCATGTCACTTCTTACAGCTACGACCGTGCCATCAACCTGGGTCCGCAAGTCATCCGCTTGCGTCCCGCCCCGCATAGTCGTACCCGTATCCTGAGCTATTCGCTGCGCGTCTCGCCCCAGCCGCATTTCATCAACTGGCAGCAAGACCCGGAATCGAACTACCTGGCCCGTCTGGTGTTCCCCGAAAAGACCACCGAGTTCAAGATCGAGGTGGACCTGGTGGCCGAGATGTCGGTCATCAACCCCTTCGATTTCTTCCTCGAACCGTATGCCGAGCAATTCCCCTTCGAGTACGCCGAGGACTTGCAGAACGAACTGATGCCCTATCGGCAGAAGCTGCCCTTGTCGCCCTTGTTCAAGGAATTCCTCGACAGCATCCCGCGCGCGAAGGTCGGCAGCGCCAACTTCCTGGTGGCGTTGAACCAGAAGCTGGCTGAGCACATCGGCTATACCATCCGCATGGAACCGGGTGTGCAGACACCGGAAGAAACCCTGGAACTGAAGTCCGGTTCCTGCCGCGATTCGTCCTGGTTGCTGGTGCAGTTGCTGCGTCACCTGGGTCTGGCCGCGCGTTTCGTCTCCGGCTATCTGATCCAGTTGACGGCCGACCAGAAGTCGCTCGACGGTCCCTCCGGTCCCGAGGCTGACTTCACCGACCTGCACGCCTGGTGCGAGGTCTATCTGCCCGGCGCCGGCTGGGTCGGGCTGGACCCGACGTCGGGCCTGTTTGCCGGTGAAGGTCATATTCCGCTGTCCTGTACCCCTGAGCCCGCCTCGGCCGCGCCGGTCAGCGGCCTGGTCGATCCTTGCGAGGTGGAGTTCGAGCACCTGATGTCGGTCAAGCGCATCTGGGAAGCGCCGCGCGTGACCAAGCCCTATACCGAAGAACAATGGGCCGAGATCGAACAACTGGGGCACGCCATCGATGCCGACCTGGCCGCCAATGACGTGCGCCTGACCATGGGCGGCGAGCCTACCTTCGTCTCGCTGGACCATCCCGATGAACCGGAATGGAACACCGCCGCCATGGGCCCGACCAAGAAGCCCCTGGCTGCGGAGCTCTATCACCGTATGCGCAACAAGTATGCGGCCCAGGGTCTGCCACACTTCGGTCAGGGCAAGTGGTATCCGGGCGAGCAGTTGCCGCGCTGGGCGCTCAATTGCTACTGGCGCCGCGATGGCGAACCGATCTGGCTGAACCCGGCCTTGATCGGTGACGAAACCAAGCCCAATGTGGCGGACAAGATCGTCACCAGCCATTTCCTGCATCGCGTGGCACAGCGCCTGCAGGTCGATGGCAAGAACGTCTTCCCGGCCTATGAAGATGTGTTCTACTACATGTGGCGCGAGCGCCGCCTGCCGGGCAATGTCGATCCCTTCGATTCGCGGGTGGACGACAAACAGGAACGCGAACGCCTCATGCGCGTCTTCACCCAGGGCCTGCAAAGCGCGGTCGGTCACGTGCTGCCGCTGGCACGCCGCGATGATGGCCGTGGCTGGCAGAGTGGGGCCTGGTTCCTGCGCAGCGAGCGCTGCTATCTGTATCCGGGTGACTCGCCGCTGGGCTATCGTCTGCCGCTGGATTCGCTGCCGTGGGTCAAACAGGGCGAGTATCCGGCCACCTATCCGGCCGATCCGACCCAGGCGTTCCGGCCGTTGCCCAGCAGCGCCGAGATCCGTCGCCAGTTGGGCAGTCCGCAGGAGCCGGCGCGACGGCAGGACGCCTCGGCCAGCATGGCTGCGTCCATCGCTGGCGCCGGCAAGGGCAAGGGCGAGGCCGCCAGTGTCACCAGTGTCGCCAGCGCAGCCGACACTGCACCGGCCGCCTTCGAATCGGCCAACTGGATCACCCGCACTGCGCTGTGCGCCGAGGTGCGCAATGGCGTGTTCTACCTGTTCATGCCGCCGCTGTCGCAACTGGAACATTATCTGGAACTGGTGGCCGCCATCGAATCGGTGGCCGAGGAGCTGAAGCAGCCGGTGCTGCTGGAAGGCTACGAGCCGCCGCACGATCCGCGCCTGCGCAAGTTCAGCGTCACGCCCGACCCTGGCGTGATCGAGGTCAACATCCAGCCGGCCAACAACTGGAGCGAACTGGTCGAGCAGACCACCCACCTGTACGACGCCGCGCGCGCCTCGCGCCTGACTACAGAAAAGTTCATGCTTGATGGTCACCACTCCGGCACCGGGGGCGGTAATCACATGGTCCTGGGCGGCATCACGACCAATGATTCACCTTTCCTGCGCCGTCCTGATCTGCTGCGTAGTCTGATCTCCTACTGGCACAATCATCCTTCGCTGTCCTACCTGTTCTCGGGCATGTTCATTGGCCCGACCTCGCAGGCGCCGCGCATCGATGAAGCGCGCAACGATTCGACGGTGGAAATCGAACTGGCCTTCACCGAAATGGACAAGCAGGTGGCCCGTGGCGATTGCCCGCCCTGGCTGGTGGATCGCCTGTTGCGCAACCTCTTGATCGACGTGACCGGCAACACCCACCGCGCCGAGTTCTGCATCGACAAGATGTATTCGCCCGACAGCGCCACCGGTCGTCTCGGTCTGCTGGAACTGCGCGCCTTTGAGATGCCACCGCACGCACGCATGAGCCTGACCCAGCAACTGCTGTTGCGCGGCCTGGTGGCGCGCTTCTGGAAAGAGCCCTACAAGCCGGCGCGCCTGGTGCGCTGGGGCACGGAGCTGCATGACCGCTTCCTGCTGCCGCATTTCATTGAGCAGGACTTCGCCGATGTGATGGCCGACATGAACGAGGCCGGCTATCCCATGCGCGCCGAGTGGTTTGCGCCGCACATGGAATTCCGCTGCCCCAAGATCGGCGACTATGCGGTCAAGGGGATGCAGATCGAATTGCGCACGGCGCTCGAACCTTGGCATGTGCTGGGCGAAGAAAATACCGGTGGCGGCACCGCGCGCTATGTGGATTCCTCGCTGGAGCGGCTGCAGGTCAAGATCACCGGCATGGCCTCGGACCGCTACGTGCTGACCTGCAATGGCGTGCCGGTACCGCTGCAACCCATCGGCACGGTCGGCCAGTTCGTCTCGGGCGTGCGTTACCGCGCCTGGCAACCGCCGTCGGCGCTGCATCCCACCATTACCGTGGATTCACCGCTGACCTTCGACCTGGTCGATACCTGGAATGGCCGCAGCCTCGGTGGTTGCCAGTATCACGTGGTGCATCCGGGCGGTCGCAACTACGAGACCTTCCCGGTCAATGCCTTCGAGGCCGAGAGCCGCCGCCTGGCGCGTTATTTCCGTATGAACCATACCCCGGGAAAATTGCAGGTCAGCCCGGCGCGTGCGTCTATCGAGTTTCCTTTTACGTTAGACTTACGCTACTTCTAAAACTGAGCCGGGCGCCGTCCCCGG is a window from the Herbaspirillum rubrisubalbicans genome containing:
- a CDS encoding circularly permuted type 2 ATP-grasp protein; the encoded protein is MAHFFDEMYSAGASSEAGQVRQHYAEFASWLSAQSPEVIARKRAESDLIFRRVGITFAVYGNDAGTERLIPFDIIPRIIHKAEWAKLEAGLVQRVRTLNMFIHDIYHEQKIVKAGIIPPEQIFQNAQYRREMQDVNVVNDIYAHIAGVDIVRAGEGEFYVLEDNLRVPSGVSYMLENRKMMMRLFPDLFKRHKIAPVDHYPDLLLDNLRSVAPAGVTDPTVVVMTPGMYNSAYFEHAFLAQQMGVELVEGQDLFVKDNVVYMRTTRGPKRVDVIYRRIDDDFLDPLAFRPDSALGVPGLLQAYRAGKVTLTNAIGTGVADDKSIYPYVPDMVRFYLSEEPILNNVPTYQCRKKEDLSYTLANLEQLVVKEVHGAGGYGMLVGPASTKQEIEDFRARIIAKPDGYIAQPTLALSVCPTYVESGIAPRHLDLRPFVLSGKQITMVKGGLTRVALKEGSLVVNSSQGGGTKDTWILEK
- a CDS encoding cupin domain-containing protein gives rise to the protein MNTVADASVLAQNTFSHVSEGDTPYETGGLRDFFLYRDLGIAAATGGQVVAQLVKANMAPENGTGWHRHEANFHIVIMLKGWARFMYETEVTLVKAGDCVHQRPGIVHFLFDYSPDMEYLEIVSPADFKTIEMPAPCAVPPATPWTT
- a CDS encoding glutathione S-transferase family protein, which produces MPKTTLRITSKNYSSWSLRGWLMAKFAGLSFEEDIVPPDDPSARAEILLLSSSILVPSLHHGNVLVWDTLAIAEYLNEIRPGAKLLPADLAARAHCRSVCGEMHSGFSALRAALPMNLKGHFPNFKVWSRAEADIVRITTIWKECLAKYGGPFLFGEQRTMADAMYAPVVTRFMTYDVKLDPICTAYAKRIMAMPEMQQWIMAAKKEPEDIDELDVEF
- a CDS encoding polyhydroxyalkanoate depolymerase — its product is MINTYQLYQNYADATDPLRACARLMAPLLGTTWPGVPVNPYLRKMASACEVFARTQLTHVRPPFGLGEMVDGERTITVHEEEISGTPFCGLLHFRKENAVNQPKVLVVAPMSGHFATLLRGTVKTLLRDHDVYITDWRNARDIALAHGRFGLDEYVSHVIDFLDVLGPGAHLLAVCQPTVAALTAAAVMAEADHPAQPRTMTLMAGPLDTRVNPTAVNALAKSKPMAWFEKNMISTVPARHAGGGRRVYPGFVQLSAFMNMNLNRHIEAFRKLYHHLVEGEEAQAAQIKDFYEEYFAMSDLPAEFYLETVRLVFQEHALPLGKLSYGQHLVNPRAIRRTALFTIEGEKDDICAVGQTVAAQEMCSNIRPYMRMHHVQTAVGHYGVFNGRRWENEIYPRLRDFINMHHR